One part of the Oncorhynchus clarkii lewisi isolate Uvic-CL-2024 chromosome 7, UVic_Ocla_1.0, whole genome shotgun sequence genome encodes these proteins:
- the LOC139414275 gene encoding dysbindin-like isoform X1, which produces MSSSGANLHNKRLPSETEHAQRVPGMDAAQQMKLKERQRFFEEVFQHDVDVYLSSAHLQIHDYKRPPIGSVSSMEVNVDMLEQMDLMDISDQEALDVFLGSGGDEGVLASPLPGKVVHGNNNNDKVINQGRSLHYTDGCDGKFRVASTSSTNSQNTNEDGRDTQVVQSDDEDVHVDTVLLMRSPPGKDEEKNRSILSS; this is translated from the exons CGGAGACCGAGCATGCTCAGAGGGTCCCAGGAATGGACGCAGCCCAGCAGATGAAACTGAAAGAGCGACAGCGCTTCTTTGAGGAGGTCTTTCAGCACGATGTGGATGTCTACCTGTCCTCTGCCCACTTGCAGATTCATGACTATAAGAGAC CTCCCATTGGCAGTGTCTCATCCATGGAGGTTAATGTGGACATGCTGGAGCAGATGGACCTCATGGACATCTCTGACCAGGAAGCACTGGATGTCTTCCTTGGCTCTGGAGGGGATGAGGGGGTGCTGGCCTCCCCTCTGCCAGGTAAAG TAGTTCATGGAAACAACAACAACGATAAGGTAATCAACCAGGGACGCTCTCTCCACTACACTGACGGTTGTGATGGGAAGTTCCGCGtggcctccacctcctccaccaacAGCCAGAACACCAATGAGGACGGACGGGACACCCAAGTCGTCCAATCAGATGATGAAGATGTGCATGTCGACACCGTCTTGCTGATGCGATCACCCCCAGGGAAAGATGAGGAGAAGAATCGGTCTATCCTCTCTTCCTAG
- the LOC139414275 gene encoding dysbindin-like isoform X2: MTIRDRIWQYVQPASQPHVTTPAQDLHIRLLHLRDRLRGGGAPIGSVSSMEVNVDMLEQMDLMDISDQEALDVFLGSGGDEGVLASPLPGKVVHGNNNNDKVINQGRSLHYTDGCDGKFRVASTSSTNSQNTNEDGRDTQVVQSDDEDVHVDTVLLMRSPPGKDEEKNRSILSS; this comes from the exons ATGACTATAAGAGAC agaatttggcagtacgtccaaccggcctcacaaccgcatgtaaccacgccagctcaggacctccacatccggcttcttcacctgcgtgaTCGTCTGAGGGGAGGGGgtg CTCCCATTGGCAGTGTCTCATCCATGGAGGTTAATGTGGACATGCTGGAGCAGATGGACCTCATGGACATCTCTGACCAGGAAGCACTGGATGTCTTCCTTGGCTCTGGAGGGGATGAGGGGGTGCTGGCCTCCCCTCTGCCAGGTAAAG TAGTTCATGGAAACAACAACAACGATAAGGTAATCAACCAGGGACGCTCTCTCCACTACACTGACGGTTGTGATGGGAAGTTCCGCGtggcctccacctcctccaccaacAGCCAGAACACCAATGAGGACGGACGGGACACCCAAGTCGTCCAATCAGATGATGAAGATGTGCATGTCGACACCGTCTTGCTGATGCGATCACCCCCAGGGAAAGATGAGGAGAAGAATCGGTCTATCCTCTCTTCCTAG